The following DNA comes from Eubalaena glacialis isolate mEubGla1 chromosome 1, mEubGla1.1.hap2.+ XY, whole genome shotgun sequence.
AGCGTTATCAGATCCTTCCTCAGGCTTCTCACTcctacataattcttttttttttttaaatctttattggatcCTACATAATTCTTAAAAGTTTGGTTTTCTCTCCACAGGGCAGGCCAAGTCCTCACAGAAAATTGAAGACTTGATGGAAATGGTGAACAAGTTGCAGAAAGGTCACATGTCTCCTCTGTAACTGAGGCTCAGCCTGAGATTTGGGGTCAGGCAGAAGTGGAATCAATTCCAAGGCCCAAAATTCACCACCTTGGAAAATTAACTCATTTGTTCTCTCttacttttaaaacaattttttgaagtaaaaataTGAACCCATGATTCAGAATTCAAGTATAAGGGGATAAAGTACAAACGTTTTCCCAAAACTCAGCTGCAGTCCCCTTGCTGGCCGTCGCATTTGGTTCCCATGCACTCTGCTGGATCCAGGGTTTCACCTTCCCTCCGCCTCACCTCTGCTCCTCTCGCTTGCTCACCAGGCACCTTCCACCCGTGTTTCCACCTTAGGGCAGGCCTTTGCACTGActgtctcccacccccacccagggaaCAGCAAGGTCTGCCCCCCTCACTTCATTTGGGGCCCTCAAGGGGTCTTGCCATATCTGAAGAAGCACGTCCCACTCCACTTCTTAATCTGTTGCCCCTCCTCTGTTTCTCTTGACTGCACTTAACCACAACCTGACTCAGGTTCTTTATCTGTTCCTGTCTCCCCTCCCTAGAACGTGAGCCCTTGGAGGGCAGCCACCTCCCTTCACCTGCCCTGTCATCTTCACTCAACCTCCTTGTTTCCCTGCAGCCGGAAGCCTAGAGCCCAGGATTGACGTCCTGATTAACCGGATTAATGAGGTTCAGCAAGGTGAGCTCAGGACCTTGGCTTGTCTGCCAGGTGCGGTTACATGATTTGCAGGGCCCCTCGTTCAAAATTACTGTGTTTTGAaccagcagagcattaaacctaGCATGGGTTGGTCGGGCCCATCTAAATTCAGGTGCTATACTCACATGTTTATTAACCTGTCCTGCTGTCAACTGAGCCCAGCAAGAAGGGCTTGGGCTCTGGAAGCCTTGTTTCCTGCTCTGTAAAATCTGGGCCCCTCTACATTTGCTTAAAGACAAATGTGAAATGTTTGCAAGGACAGACACTTACACAATGTCCTGCGGTTTGGCACAGCAAAAAAGAAAGCCAGTGAGGAGCTAGGAGAGGCCCGGACTGTCTGGGAGACCCTGCAGAAGGAACTGGACTCATGTAAGCTTGTGGGGGATGACCCAGAGGTCCCCACAATGTCATGCATCCTTGAACCCAATATTCCAATCAGCATCCTTGCCGTGGCCAAGGGCTCCTGCCCCCTCTCCAACCTCAGGTCCTACCAATCTCCCCCCTCCAACTCTGGGTGGGAGTGTTCCTGAAACACCCTCCAAGCATACTCCTACCTTAGGGGCTTTGCTAGGAGGTTCCCCCAGATAATACAGGTTCCTATTGCCTCACATCATCATTCagttctcagctcaaatgtccccttctcagagaggccttccccagTTACCCCACCCAAAGACAGCACTCTGCCCACACCTAGTCACATGCCCCTTACTGCTTGATGTGTTTCTTCACAGCCCTTATCCAGCTTCAtgcaatgtgtttatttttcctcttccctccatGTAAACGCCCTGCCATTCCACAGGGTCCTCACAGCCACTCTTTATCAACTTGAGGGCCCTTTGATGCTTACAGGGAGTATGGGCACAAGAGGGGAAGGGGCTCACCTCGAGGGGTCTACATTTGGGGTTGGGGGTAGGGCTGTACCAAACCACCcatgtgaccatgggcaagccCAGTCCCTGAAGGTTCAGTGTTGTGGACTCTGATGCCTGAACATGTTACTGCTTTTTCCAGTGAGTGGAGAGAAAGTACGCCTGAAAGAGATCTTGAGCAAAAAGCAAGGTAATTGCAGCTACTCTATCTCCAGGTTTTTGCCTTTGCCACCCTGAAGAAGCCCACTGTCTCTGTAGCAGTAGAAGCCTTTTGAAACCTGAATCTCCTTGCATCCCTCCTGTGGCTGCCACCAAACATGCAGTAAATGACAAAGTTCCATCAGCTCCAGGAGACCCCATATGATCTGGCACTTTGACCTCTACCCAAACCTCATGCCTTGATGGGCTCTCACGGGGccctcacttcctctctctgcagAGACCCTGAGGATCCTCCGGCTCCACTGCCAGGAGAAGGAAAGTGAGACACAGAGGTAAGAGCTTCCACCTGGCCCCTGCTCAGCGCTGTCCCTTCATTCTGGTAGggagagaaagcagaggaaaTCGGTCTTAAACCCACAGCTCTCATCTCCCTAAAACGGGGAGGCCAAATGACTGTCTTCCCACCTTGACTCCAACAGTAGGCAGTAGTGTTAGCAGTACTCATTCACTGGGATAAGCATTCATTTGCTAGAATGTCAATTAAATTCCTTTGGCTGGTTTTTATTCTATACCTTCATACTTTCTGCAGGCTGTCTTGGCTGTCTACTCATCTGTCCCTTCATTTAGGCGTCAAGCCAACCATCTGTGCACCAGTCTCTCTCCATTCATCCGTTATCCTTCCATCCACCCAACCACTTGTGCATCCATCTCTCTACCTCCTGAATCcttattttgctcattttgtgaCCAGAGGCCCCAAGCCCCTAGCATACCAACCTTGAAACTGTTTGAGAAATTCACATGAGActaatatgtgtgtgtgcctgtacTTGTGACCATGCCCACATTGATCTCCCCAATCTTCACAATGACATTTCCAGAGGGCATGAGCTCATGCCCCCCTCCCACAAAGTTACAGAGAAGGACCTCAATCTAGAAGGTTAGAACAGACCTCAAGAGAAGGATGCGGAAGCCCCACCCCAGGCTTCTCCTAGGGAGACATTCAGAAAACATGACGGCTGCCTTGCCTCTTGCCAGGAAGCATACCATGCTGCAGGAGTGCAAGGAGAGAATTTCTGCCCTGAACTCCCAGATTGagcaggaaaagaacaaacagaggcAGTTGAGGTAAAGCCCATTGCCCAAGGCCTGGGGGGCTGGATGCATTGTAAGTGGGGGGAATACTAAGAATGGGGGTTAGAAGAGGAGCTGGCTGAGCTGAAGCTTGGAGGGTCAAGGAGGCAAAGGTGCTCCCAGCAGAGTGAAGAGCATGGGCGAGCTCCCCCATGTCTCTGCATGAAGACCCCAGCCTGAGCCAGGTTGAGGAGGGGTGTCTCTCAGCCCACGGCCCCTCATCCTGTGTGGTTGGTCCCCAGGTTGGATTTTGAGGAGCAACTGGAGGATCTGATGGGCCAGCATAAGGACCTGTGGGAATTCCACGTGAGTCACTCAGAGCCACTCCTTCCACCTTCCACATCTTCTCTGGCAGCACCAGCCCAAAACTCAGGGTCATCCTCCAGGCCTCCTTCCTCTCAATTGCCGCACCCAGTTCCTGAGCAAGCCCTGGCAGCCGTATGTTAGAATCATGCTCAGTCCTGTTCCTCATCACCCTCACTGCCACCCGGTATTGTCCTCTTCACTGGCCCTGCCCACCCATCCCTGATGCCCTCCCAGCGGCCTTAAGTGGTCAGGAGGAACCCTGATGAACCAAGGAGGGGTTATCCATCAAGGAGATTCATGGGTGTGTTTGGGGCCATCACAGACACAGGGCAGATAGTGGGGAACCAAGCAGGCCAGTGTTTGCCACCTGGGGATCccaaacaagaaaacagaatgaatgtCAGGACGGAAGGGCTCAGTGCGGTCACCGAGCGGGAAGAGGAGGAGCTGCAGTGCTGGGCTGGTAACTGACTCTCCAGAGAACAGCCTTGATTGGTGGTGTTTGCAGGACGCCCTGTAGCGAATACCCCAGGGCTGATTTCAAAGCTTGCAGAATTCCTGAACACTAACCCTCATGAGCCTCTCCAGCGTAGCACCACAGGTATCTGGGGTGAAACAGCTCCAGGTGGACAGAATGGCCAATggagaggccctgaggctggaccATGCCTGGCATGCATGGAGGGCCAGAGTAGCAGGAAGTAAGGCATGCAGAGTAAAGACCAGATCCAGATCGGCTTCTCTGAGGCACATGGGAGGAAGCCAGGAGATGTGGACAGGCCACCTTTCTACCCCTCAGAAGCCAGAGCAGCTGGCCCTGGAGATTGGCGCCCTGGACAGCAGCAAGGAGCAGCTGCTCAAGGAAGGTGAGGCCTGGAGAATGGGgatgccctgccctgccctaccCTGCCCTGCCATCTGTCCCTTCCTGCTGCAGAAAAGCTGGTGGAGGCAAAGCTGGAGGATGTGAAGCATCGTCTGTGCTCCCAGTTTGGAGCAAAGGGCTGCTCAGCAATCACTGAGGGGCTCTTCCTGCGCAGCGAGGAAGCAGCAGCTGTGGTGTaagagagggatggggagggggcgacggggagggggaggagctgcCAGCACTGATGcccgccctcaggcatctgtttgAGGAGGAGAACGAGAAGGCCCAGGAGTTCCTGGAGGCTGCTGCCAGGCGCCAGGAGCAGCTGCAGCAGAAGTGCCAGCAGCTGCAGCAGAAGAGGCAGAGGTGGGCATGGAGCCCTTCCCTTTCCCCCGGTCCCCAAGGGGAAGGTGGCTAAGGGAGTCTCTGCTCCCTCCTAGACTCTGTCACTTGGTCTCCTTACAAtcctacccttctccctccccaccctcctacCCTACCCCCCTACCCCTTTTTGTCTAGGCTGAAGGAGGAGCTGGAAAAGCTTGGAGTGCAGGTCCCTGCTCAAGGCCAGAACAAGCAAGAGGAAGGGGCTGGCCCAGGAGAAGCTGTGAGTCCTGGAATCCGCTTCAGGGAGCAGAGACAGCTTATGAAAGGAGCTCTGGGTGGGAAGGCAAGGAGGGGGTCCGCGGAGTGCTCAGAAGATGGTCTTCAGGGAAGGGCATTCCCAAAGGAACACAGCCAAGGCAAAGGTGCAGAAGCTGGCAGCGGTGGGGTGAGGTAGGGCAGGACCCAGGGAGGGTGTGGGCATGGGGATGTGAGGAGACTCCCACGTCACACTCTGACCTCCCACAGGCCAATCCCAAGCCCCTTGGAGTCAGTGAGGAGAAAGACCCAGAGCCGCCCACTAAGCAGAGCCTGATGCCCTCCTAGGCAAGGAGGACCCACCCTGCACTAGAGCTTATGCCCTGCACTGGAGCTTATGGGCTTCAGGAAATAAAGGCACTATATCAACACAACTGCCTCAGCTGAGTCTGTGCTAGGTGGGGGGTTGTCCATCCCAAGACCCCTGGCACCTGAGACTGAGTGAAGCCTTGGCCACACTCTGCCTCTTGGCTTCAGCCAGAGTcccacagcaggcactcaataaatgcttcccTAACCTCACAGTCTCTGGTCTGCTCATCTTTAGGACTTGACATGTTCTGGGTCCCCAGGCAGAGGGATGCAAGACTGAGACCCTCTCACAATAGGCCCAGGGGTTCTGCAAACCCATCCTGTAATTGTTTCTTCCATTCCTTATTCAGACCTAGACCACAGAGTCTCAGAAATCCCAACAAGGACCAAGGGTCCTCAGCCAGTCAGTTCCATGCCCACAGTCCCCACTGATTAGCTGAGAAAAAGACATGTAATTGGAGCCTAAATGTAATTTGTGCCTGCATAGGCACAAAATCTGTACCTGAGACACTTGTCACAAGAACATAATATGTTAGAAATCCTCAGTGTCCTAGAAGTCAATCACCTAGGACGGTTGGTGCTTAGGGCATGTTTCAAATCCACTGGAGTGCATCACCCAAGCCAGGGCAATGATGGGAGTCAAAGTCTGTGTTCTTGGGTCAAAAGACAGTGAATTCAGTACGTACAAAGAGATTCCTTCTCTTGAAAGGCTCCCCCATCCAGGTAACACAGTGACACAGTTGGGTAGACAAACCTCAACAATCCTcatttctgaatatatatatatatatatctatatatatctatctccaTTTCTGTAACTGGTCATGGAATCACACCTGGTATTTATAACTATCTTCACCTTCTTCCACCACCCATTCTGTTTCCCCTTTGCCTTCATCAAGCAACTCAGCTGTCTGTGCCTTTTTACCCGGTGGAGTCACCAAAACCTTTATTCCTGAAGGATCTGGGCCATCAGTACTCTTGCTGGATTGCATTGTTACAGTTTTTCATTGGCATTCATCACAGGGCATGGTAATACTAAAAGAAGCCCTAAGGTATCTCCTGTATCACAGACATGGTTTCCTTACCTCCACTGTGGAGAAGTAGTCCAGTTTCCGCATGGTAGTCAGGATCAGTCACACCAGCCAGCACAGTAACttctttgcctgttgattcaCAGGCATGAGAAGCCCAAAGTGGCTGAGCAGCAGTCTTAACTTCCACTTCAGTGGAATCATTATTGTATCTCCTAGTGGAAGcatccctccctctgggactaAGACCTCTAGGCCAGTGGATATACAGTTGTGggaacaggaagcaaaaatttTCCAGCTGATCACTAGGGACAACAGTGAGTGTTACCACTCCCATTTCCACCCCATGATTTTTGGACCTTAGAGTGCTGGCCATGGGAGACAGCACCATATATTAGACAATGATTCAGAACATATACAAGCTTCTGGAGAACCCTGTCCCAGCCCTGCAAGGTATTGCCACCTAGCTGGCATTGTAACTGAGTCTTCAAAAGACCATTCCACCATTCTATCAAGCCAGCTGCTTCAGGATGGGGGGAGCATGGTAAGACCAGTGAATTCCATCACAACTTGGGCCCACTGCATAACTTTTTTTCGTTGTTAAGGGAATTCTTCAATCAGAAGTAATGCTGTGTATGAGACCATGACAGTGGGTAGGAATTCTTAACTCTGCAGATGGCAATTTTGGCCAAAGCATTGTGTACAGGGAAGGCAAATCCACATCCAGATTTAGCCCTACCCTTATCCCTTCTGGGGTTGCAGGCATTACTGATATTAACCAAGGCACATAGTTCACTTCTCAGAATACACAATGTTAGACTCTTTAAAAAGGCCTTCAATAGCACTTTTATCTTCCTGATAGGTTCTTGATAGCCGATTCAACTGAGAGACAATGGTCTCCTCAGACAATTTTTCAAATTCCACTCCAGCAAGTGGACACCTTATATGGGTCTCTGTCTTGTCCCAGGCCTTAATCTCTTAATTCAAGGCCCCTTGTGAAACCATACCCTATAATTTACAAGGTCCATGTAGTAGAAACAAAATGCTACACCAAGAACACCAGGGAAACCACAGATACGGAAACAACTTGCTGATACACAGGCACATTGAGGGACTAGGGTGACTGATAGTGAACGTTAGATGTCACAGGCCAAAAATCCAACCCCTGTTACACACCAAACACCCTGAATTTGCACATATGACACATGAAGAGCAGAGCAGTAGTGCCTGGGCAGAGAACTCAATACTTCCATTGAAACTTACACTTACTGTCCACCAATCATTTCTGAACTCCCtgcccctctttctccctctttccaagATAAATACACCACtttgcctcctgtctccttgcttgGCCACCCTGCAataaggccttttttttttctgcaaaagaCTTGTCTCAATATTTGGTCTTTTCTATTGTGTAGCAGGAAACGAGCCCACACGCTTGGTTACAAATTTGCTGACATCTCCATGTACTCCAGGACCGTTCTCACAGGCAGTGGGGACTAcagaaaagataaatagaaaactCCACTTAGTAAATGAAATTCACATttggagataataataaaatcaaaaccaTATCCCATAAGGCTAAAACCAGAAAACCTCTATCTGTTACTGATACATGCTGGAGGAAAATCAACATCAAATGACAAAAGCCAGTCAAGTGAGCTGTACACCACTCTGTTGAATGTTGGTCTCCTTACTGTTAGTTTGGGTGTTTTCATCAGTTTGCAAACCAGAGTCCCAAACCTTCCAAGGAAGCCATGGTTTAAACCAACATGGTGAATGCAGGCCCACATGCCATCACTTTTGACTAATACAAGTTTTACAACCCAAAGACTCTGCAGGCTTGCCTGTCACCATCCAAACCAACAGCTGAGGCAAAGGGACCTAGTAATTGGCCAAATTAGGGGGCCTGTCTAGAGGGTAATGCCAAAGCTCCACAGCCACAGATATTTTAATTGTCAAACAACCAGACACCCTGTTAACAACATACATCCAAATCAGGCCATATGATTTAAACCTATTTGCAACAGAACCCAACTCATCACCCATCTGGGAAAAACCTTGGAGAGTTAAAAACTCAGATTTGGCCATCTTTAATGGAGCCTTTAACTGTGCCAGTTGAGTGCTGGCACTTTGGTTCATGATGACAGTATCACAGGTGCCAACATCACCTTGGCTAGCTGTGCACCCACAGCCTCCTAACTTAAAAGATATTTGCAAGTCAAGCTCCCAGGCCCAACGTTGCCTTCAAATTAGACAAGTTGTTCAGCATCTTTATAATGCCAGAGTCAGAAAAATAAGACTCATACCACTCCAAGTGGGTGTCCACTTGAAAAGGATACCCCAGTCTCACATTCTAGATAATATTGCTCTATCCAGGAACTCAATGTTGGAGATGACATCGCCCCCTGAGGTGGAGACAACTCTGTCCTGGATGCTAAAACCTCTGC
Coding sequences within:
- the SYCE1 gene encoding synaptonemal complex central element protein 1; protein product: MEMVNKLQKAGSLEPRIDVLINRINEVQQAKKKASEELGEARTVWETLQKELDSLSGEKVRLKEILSKKQETLRILRLHCQEKESETQRKHTMLQECKERISALNSQIEQEKNKQRQLRLDFEEQLEDLMGQHKDLWEFHKPEQLALEIGALDSSKEQLLKEEKLVEAKLEDVKHRLCSQFGAKGCSAITEGLFLRSEEAAAVVHLFEEENEKAQEFLEAAARRQEQLQQKCQQLQQKRQRLKEELEKLGVQVPAQGQNKQEEGAGPGEAVTPWSQ